A genomic stretch from Enterobacter oligotrophicus includes:
- the speF gene encoding ornithine decarboxylase SpeF, with protein MKNLKIAASRACPDCFTTHREMVDLSATDYIDVAAVVLAVSDISHGAIDEIEATGFDIPVFIATHKEEIVPAEYLSRIHGVFECSDTSNDFYGRQLEAAALKYETQLRPPFFRALVDYVKQGNSAFDCPGHQGGQFFRRHPAGNQFVDFFGETLFRSDLCNADVAMGDLLIHEGAPCIAQQHAAKVFNADKTYFVLNGTSSSNKVVLNALLTPGDLVLFDRNNHKSNHHGALLQAGATPVYLETARNPYGFIGGIDAHCFEESYLRELVSEVAPGRARDERPFRLAVIQLGTYDGTIYNARQVVDKIGHLCDYILFDSAWVGYEQFIPMMADCSPLLLELNENDPGILVTQSVHKQQAGFSQTSQIHKKDSHIKGQQRYVPHKRLNNAFMMHASTSPFYPLFAALDINARMHEGQSGRNMWMDCVVTGIEARKLILQNCQFIRPFVPETVDGRAWESWDTAEIATDLRFFHFVPGERWHAFEGYAEHQYFIDPCKLLLTTPGINARTGEYEDFGVPATILANFLRENGIVPEKCDLNSILFLLTPAEDMGKLQQLVAQLVRFEKLLQSDVPLKDVLPSLYKQHPERYADYTLRQICQEMHDLYARNNVKQLQKEMFRKSHFPRVVMSPQEANYAYLRGEVELVSLRDAEGRIAAEGALPYPPGVLCVVPGEVWGGSVLRYFAALEEGINLLPGFAPELQGVYVEECDGRKQVRCYVIKQPAAQPSLLKGEKL; from the coding sequence ATGAAAAATTTAAAAATTGCCGCCAGTCGTGCCTGCCCTGATTGCTTTACCACGCATCGTGAAATGGTGGATCTCAGCGCAACAGATTATATTGATGTTGCCGCCGTAGTGCTGGCGGTCAGCGATATTTCCCATGGTGCGATAGACGAAATTGAAGCAACCGGATTCGATATTCCTGTTTTTATTGCCACACATAAAGAAGAAATTGTCCCGGCAGAGTACCTGTCGCGTATTCATGGCGTTTTTGAGTGTTCTGACACCAGCAACGATTTCTATGGACGCCAGCTGGAAGCGGCAGCGCTGAAGTATGAAACCCAGCTTCGCCCGCCGTTCTTTCGCGCCCTGGTCGACTACGTTAAACAGGGCAACAGCGCGTTTGACTGCCCTGGGCATCAGGGGGGCCAGTTCTTCCGCCGTCATCCTGCCGGTAACCAGTTCGTCGATTTCTTTGGCGAAACGCTTTTCCGCTCTGACCTGTGTAACGCCGATGTGGCAATGGGTGATTTGCTGATTCACGAAGGCGCACCGTGCATCGCGCAGCAGCATGCGGCGAAAGTTTTTAATGCCGATAAAACTTACTTTGTGCTGAACGGGACGTCATCCTCCAACAAAGTGGTACTCAATGCCCTGCTGACGCCCGGTGACCTGGTGCTGTTCGATCGCAACAACCATAAATCCAACCACCACGGCGCACTGCTGCAGGCGGGCGCAACGCCCGTCTATCTGGAAACCGCGCGCAACCCGTATGGCTTTATCGGCGGGATCGACGCCCACTGCTTTGAAGAGAGCTACCTGCGCGAGCTGGTGTCAGAAGTCGCGCCAGGGCGCGCACGCGATGAACGTCCGTTCCGTCTGGCGGTGATCCAGCTTGGCACCTACGATGGCACAATCTATAACGCCCGTCAGGTGGTGGATAAGATTGGTCATCTGTGTGATTACATCCTGTTTGACTCCGCCTGGGTGGGTTACGAGCAATTTATCCCGATGATGGCCGATTGCTCGCCGCTGTTGCTGGAGCTGAACGAGAACGATCCGGGCATTCTGGTCACGCAATCTGTGCATAAACAGCAGGCCGGTTTCTCACAAACCTCGCAGATCCACAAAAAAGACAGCCATATCAAAGGCCAGCAGCGCTATGTCCCCCACAAGCGTCTCAACAACGCCTTTATGATGCACGCCTCTACCAGCCCGTTCTATCCGCTGTTTGCCGCCCTGGACATCAACGCCCGTATGCATGAAGGCCAGAGCGGGCGCAACATGTGGATGGATTGTGTTGTCACGGGCATTGAGGCGCGCAAGCTGATCCTGCAGAACTGCCAGTTTATCCGTCCGTTTGTGCCGGAGACGGTAGATGGCCGGGCGTGGGAAAGCTGGGACACGGCGGAGATTGCAACCGATCTGCGCTTCTTCCACTTTGTGCCGGGTGAACGCTGGCACGCTTTTGAAGGCTACGCCGAGCACCAGTATTTTATCGACCCGTGCAAGCTGCTGCTGACCACGCCGGGCATTAACGCCCGTACCGGTGAGTATGAAGATTTCGGCGTGCCCGCCACCATCCTCGCCAACTTCCTGCGTGAAAACGGCATTGTACCGGAGAAATGCGATCTCAACTCCATCCTGTTCCTGCTCACGCCTGCAGAGGATATGGGCAAGCTGCAGCAGCTGGTTGCCCAACTGGTGCGCTTCGAAAAATTGCTCCAGAGCGATGTGCCGCTGAAAGACGTTCTGCCTTCTCTCTACAAACAGCATCCGGAACGTTATGCCGATTACACCCTGCGCCAGATTTGCCAGGAGATGCATGACCTGTATGCCCGCAACAACGTTAAACAGCTGCAGAAAGAGATGTTCCGTAAGTCTCATTTCCCACGCGTGGTGATGAGTCCGCAGGAGGCGAACTATGCCTATCTGCGTGGCGAAGTGGAGCTGGTTTCACTGCGAGATGCAGAAGGCAGAATTGCCGCCGAAGGCGCGCTTCCTTACCCACCGGGTGTGCTGTGTGTAGTTCCTGGTGAAGTCTGGGGCGGTTCAGTATTGCGCTACTTTGCGGCGCTGGAAGAAGGCATCAACCTGCTGCCGGGATTTGCACCGGAACTGCAGGGGGTCTACGTCGAAGAGTGCGACGGTCGCAAACAGGTTCGCTGCTACGTCATTAAGCAACCCGCCGCTCAGCCATCGCTGCTGAAAGGAGAAAAATTATGA
- the kdpE gene encoding two-component system response regulator KdpE has translation MINVLIVEDELAISRFLRAALEGDGLRVHDAGTLQRGLIEAATRKPDLVILDLGLPDGDGIDFIREVRQWSQMPILVLSARTEETDKIAALDAGADDYLIKPFGIGELQARLRVALRRHNAIVSSDPVYTFGDIRVDLAARRIARGEEEIHLTPIEFRLLAVLLNNHGKVLTQRQLLSQVWGPNAVEHSHYLRIYMGHLRQKLEVDPARPRHLLTETGIGYRFML, from the coding sequence GTGATTAACGTTCTGATTGTTGAAGATGAACTCGCCATTAGTCGCTTTCTGCGTGCTGCGCTGGAAGGCGACGGTTTGCGCGTTCATGATGCGGGGACGCTGCAGCGGGGGCTGATCGAGGCCGCTACCCGCAAGCCGGACCTGGTTATCCTCGATCTGGGACTACCGGATGGTGACGGTATCGATTTTATTCGCGAAGTGCGTCAGTGGAGTCAGATGCCGATTCTGGTGCTCTCAGCCCGTACCGAAGAGACGGATAAAATCGCCGCGCTGGATGCCGGAGCAGATGATTATCTGATCAAACCTTTTGGCATTGGTGAACTGCAGGCGCGTCTTCGCGTAGCATTACGCCGCCACAACGCAATAGTGTCATCCGATCCGGTTTATACATTTGGTGACATTCGGGTCGATCTCGCCGCGCGGCGCATCGCCCGTGGTGAAGAAGAGATCCACCTGACCCCTATCGAGTTTCGTCTGCTTGCCGTTCTGCTTAACAACCACGGTAAAGTGCTCACCCAACGCCAGCTGCTAAGCCAGGTATGGGGGCCTAATGCTGTCGAGCATAGTCATTATTTACGCATTTATATGGGACACCTTCGTCAGAAACTCGAAGTCGACCCCGCGCGCCCTCGCCATTTATTAACTGAAACCGGTATCGGTTATCGGTTTATGCTTTGA
- the speFL gene encoding leader peptide SpeFL, translating to MENNNRLMPHIRRTTHIMMFAHRNCFDFHLFNAR from the coding sequence ATGGAAAACAACAATCGTTTAATGCCCCATATAAGGCGAACAACGCATATTATGATGTTTGCCCACCGTAACTGTTTTGACTTTCATCTCTTCAACGCCCGGTAG